Proteins from a genomic interval of Antedon mediterranea chromosome 5, ecAntMedi1.1, whole genome shotgun sequence:
- the LOC140049510 gene encoding sphingomyelinase C-like, whose product MILKALLLVYLIQCVTSKHSKGRLYRSCNGDEDEKLTNDERPFVWLSSSTEETEYSALTCKQFGLSYICTSTVNCDVETVGCSDVVICAAPKARPLLPSTPANFLQVVSYNVLELDYEYSVPIFNIPPSYQYTGQRERTCRIPLEILKNIRRVDVIVFQELAMGGCFPGKLDFRDLLKYYGFKYVTPNVGIAEEAENFLIFENGGTFIASRWPIAYYEDYIFNNTDPTTFDPFSSKGIMYAHVMKTVHNRTLPYHVFGTHMQAQVGDSRQAIRELQATEFENFISRRNIPSTEAVIMAGDFNADLNNFQDHAERVLENMGAILPRRVGRVRTTFDPLTNDLNRLVNEPQEQWIDYVVLSSAHKSNAKSLLSVFKPKTKPLNICVNATTGGYVSATSPDCLGSLVITDLSDHFGLVGRFYFPDPPKKGHKKRKNSY is encoded by the exons ATGATTCTTAAGGCTCTATTACTGGTGTATCTCATCCAATGTGTGACTTCAAAACATTCAAAAG GTCGGTTGTATCGGAGTTGCAACGGAGATGAAGATGAAAAACTAACCAATGACGAGCGGCCATTTGTTTGGTTAT CTAGTAGCACGGAGGAAACTGAGTACAGTGCATTGACATGCAAACAATTTGGTCTTTCTTACATCTGTACAAGCACTGTCAATTGCGATGTAGAGACTGTTGGCTGCAGTGACGTAGTGATATGTGCAGCACCAAAAGCACGCCCTCTTCTTCCATCAACTCCAGCTAACTTCTTGCAAGTGGTGTCGTATAATGTATTGGAGCTGGACTACGAGTATTCGGTTCCGATTTTTAATATACCACCATCTTACCAATACACTGGTCAGAGAGAACGAACCTGTCGTATACCTCTTGAAATATTAAAGAACATCCGAAGAGTTGACGTCATCGTCTTCCAAGAACTAGCTATGGGCGGATGCTTTCCTGGCAAACTTGATTTTAGAGATCTGTTGAAATACTATGGTTTCAAGTACGTCACTCCAAATGTTGGAATTGCAGAAGAAGCCGAAAACTTCTTAATCTTTGAAAATGGCGGAACATTTATTGCCTCACGTTGGCCAATTGCATACTACGAAGATTACATATTTAACAACACTGATCCAACGACATTTGATCCATTTTCGTCAAAGGGAATCATGTACGCGCACGTGATGAAGACAGTCCACAACCGTACTCTCCCGTATCACGTGTTTGGTACACACATGCAGGCGCAGGTTGGCGATTCTAGGCAAGCAATCCGGGAACTTCAAGCCACCGAGTTTGAAAACTTTATATCACGACGTAACATTCCTTCCACCGAAGCGGTCATTATGGCGGGAGATTTCAACGCCGATCTGAACAACTTCCAAGACCATGCTGAACGAGTTCTCGAAAATATGGGCGCAATCTTACCTCGTAGAGTTGGACGTGTAAGAACGACCTTTGATCCGCTTACAAATGACTTGAATCGTCTAGTTAACGAACCACAAGAACAGTGGATAGACTACGTTGTGTTGAGCTCTGCTCATAAATCTAACGCTAAATCTCTTCTAAGCGTCTTCAAACCAAAAACGAAGCCACTAAACATCTGTGTCAACGCAACAACGGGAGGCTACGTATCTGCGACATCACCTGACTGCCTAGGGAGTCTGGTCATCACCGACTTATCAGATCATTTTGGTCTTGTTGGACGCTTTTATTTTCCAGATCCACCAAAGAAAGGTCACAAGAAAAGAAAGAACTCATATTAA
- the LOC140048795 gene encoding uncharacterized protein, which produces MSMNKNLFEKIESRSFERYVEDTRMGEYGTWGSDIEIMAFATMSNTNVYVYSKYGRRKGLPHYEWLKYAPISNQFGDLVSERNIYLSNLCAHFEPVLDVDKKTYDAELKYTRTPYAPIKNHLARKYWDIVSDVTLNAALVDNYEDEAVMRSEGIMDVIYVSEFTDTHYDIEAVNHLKDDIDPNIFNLLCDMEHFPERIHQSNNEVPGQLYVDSYNVTL; this is translated from the coding sequence ATGTCCATGAACAAAAACCTATTTGAAAAAATTGAATCCAGATCATTTGAACGATACGTGGAAGACACGAGAATGGGGGAATATGGGACATGGGGTTCGGACATCGAAATCATGGCATTTGCGACCATGTCAAATACgaatgtttatgtttacagTAAATATGGAAGAAGGAAAGGGCTTCCACATTATGAATGGTTGAAATATGCACCAATAAGTAATCAGTTTGGTGATTTAGTATCTGAAAGAAACATCTACCTATCAAACTTATGTGCACACTTTGAGCCTGTCCTGGATGTAGACAAGAAAACTTATGACGCTGAATTAAAATACACTCGTACACCATACGCACCAATCAAAAACCACCTTGCACGGAAATACTGGGATATTGTATCCGATGTGACCCTCAATGCTGCTCTGGTAGATAATTACGAAGATGAAGCGGTAATGCGTTCCGAAGGCATTATGGACGTTATATACGTATCTGAATTCACGGACACACATTATGACATTGAAGCAGTCAACCATCTAAAAGATGATATCGATCCAAATATATTCAATTTGCTTTGTGACATGGAACATTTCCCGGAAAGGATTCATCAGAGCAACAATGAAGTACCTGGACAATTATATGTTGATTCATACAACGTCACTctttaa
- the LOC140049511 gene encoding uncharacterized protein has product MALYMVFLILHFIIFSSGDSKSENDVCKHGYYAKTLPKRTTKKNNKYACMKCGMCRDGVEVIASCTKWSDVKCGGCIHEDLGFIFDHITKSCQHSDVLSGKVAPEEIWTKLGLRSTTTRPRPISKRFSTTPAITISVQDSAALYPEEGPHGIKHVNSLTFEATPSAPSVLSLISVGSATILSLALILLIILSCRLKAEQDGVDSLFPCVVYKCFKGICNSESHNQTHNGRPTSEIGQFHVVTTTNKSPSEEKEKLWSEDFEFPRSISLIDLRTSDSFHSIIKLVCKSASCLEFEYGLARDSRPTSNKHKAHGAPVSFYIGDFGVKKLSKSKCESNMESEFTSFCSSHVFSDRLSDCGSVSSDDEYGAWRAFMACHNITTYDETVESDVWILKVTTV; this is encoded by the exons ATGGCGTTGTACATGGTCTTCTTAATATTGCATTTTATAATCTTTTCTTCTGGGGACTCAAAATCTGAGAATGACGTGTGCAAACATGGTTACTATGCGAAAACTCTTCCCAAAAGGACGAcgaagaaaaacaacaaatacgCTTGCATGAAATGTGGAATGTGTAGAGACGGGGTGGAGGTTATTGCGTCATGTACAAAATGGTCGGATGTAAAATGTGGTGGGTGTATTCATGAAGACCTTGGGTTTATTTTTGATCACATTACAAAGTCGTGCCAACATTCTGACGTCTTGTCTGGAAAGGTCGCACCGGAAGAGATCTGGACAAAGCTTGGGTTACGATcaactactactaggcctaggcctatatcaaaaAGATTTTCTACAACGCCTGCAATAACCATTTCAGTACAAGATTCGGCAGCATTGTATCCAGAAGAAGGTCCTCATGGCATAAAGCATGTCAATTCTCTAACATTCGAAGCAACACCTTCAGCGCCATCTGTCCTGTCTTTGATATCAGTTGGATCTGCCACAATTCTGTCTCTGGCCTTAATTCTTTTGATTATCTTGAGCTGCAGGTTAAAGGCAGAGCAGGATGGAGTAGATTCGTTATTTCCTTGTGTGGTTTACAAGTGTTTTAAAGGAATATGTAACAGTGAATCAC ataATCAAACTcataatggtaggcctacatctgAGATAGGCCAATTTCACGTCGTCACAACAACGAATAAAAGCCCCTCTGAGGAGAAAGAGAAGCTGTGGAGTGAAGATTTTGAGTTCCCAAGATCAATCAGCTTGATTGACCTAAGAACGTCGGATTCGTTCCATTCAATCATCAAGCTCGTCTGTAAAAGTGCATCCTGTCTGGAATTCGAGTACGGTTTAGCCCGCGACAGCAGGCCAACTTCAAATAAGCACAAAGCACATGGTGCACCAGTCAGCTTCTATATTGGAGATTTTGGTGTAAAGAAgttatcaaaatcaaaatgtgaatcaaatatggaatCCGAGTTCACTTCTTTTTGTTCGTCACATGTCTTTAGCGACAGGTTAAGTGATTGTGGAAGCGTTTCTTCTGATGATGAGTATGGTGCGTGGAGAGCGTTTATGGCGTGCCATAACATTACAACTTATGACGAAACTGTTGAAAGCGATGTATGGATACTTAAAGTAACTACAGTCTga
- the LOC140048996 gene encoding TRPM8 channel-associated factor homolog produces the protein MDPTTDQLFLLNNIKSVDGKTIAPSEITLDTTTNAYPLFKNKQGKLIAAGGFLNKGRIVTFAHEAIVNYGKDSTENNAASLTKNAVKWLGRNATRVGMLVSRYNGLRTNLTTAGMTVSDVTPAQLSTVDVVFTDTYTNFDDTKMSQIRAFISGGGGLLYGGHNWYYKHAWVNNILQGTGITITQVQVDGYQVFAPVPPVVSASVPHLIKGVSKITLDGLTPGTLSLFDTNAFSFIDRDRNVIAAGAHFELGRMVHFGHEAVVNIRSTTDNSLLLVKNTISWLTRTKSKASVGFLVTSNGLKTTLTELGHTVTNINIGDDFSGYDLLVTTTYKSYTKDQLQKIEKFVGNGGSLLTGGHNWSGAKAYVDILMPGGIYLTNDYTGGAGLTVTSRTIESQNMLNAYNCINALTAHVKKEHVLTINDQRDVMVTVRYGTNELPSTIDKFWTACKDFLKLHQSVSITSLDTNASPVEASYVYIFNAVVENEDVNSMKQYPEAKDFPGAVPSTLSRTSKTINIDATFTGLPNYFPSHSNAVWRSTALYAGPSEPITVTVSTSAVNKGIRVLIGCHVDNLTKKDTLHRYPRISRSFEIVSTTTKAGNVFGGLIYITVPSGSTLGTIQVSIQNAYAAPEFILGTTNESQWKTSLSANPVPFCEMASKSMILTVQTSEVASRVKNPTDLMQIYRSCVDVINELSALDPNNRARGERFVLDKQISAGYMHAGYPIMGPISASTFMLDNDKIREDGNIWGPVHEIGHQYQTKGWTPSGGGEATTNIFSVYASEKVLKIPRERAHSALTAANRQKRIDDFIKNGRKYSDWTVWTCLETYLQLQEAFGWDFYIKILGEYNKTMTNRPSSNQQMLDEWLKRSSRIANYNLAPFYQGWGWSISQDAINSVANLPQWTKNPMTIT, from the coding sequence ATGGACCCGACAACTGATCAGTTATTTCTGCTGAACAACATCAAGTCAGTAGACGGAAAGACCATAGCTCCCTCAGAAATTACGCTCGACACAACAACCAACGCTTATCCGTTATTCAAAAACAAACAGGGTAAATTGATTGCCGCTGGTGGATTCCTCAACAAAGGCCGAATTGTAACATTTGCACACGAAGCCATTGTGAACTATGGGAAGGATAGCACCGAAAATAACGCGGCGTCACTCACAAAGAATGCCGTCAAATGGTTGGGTCGGAACGCGACTCGCGTAGGAATGCTGGTGTCACGCTATAACGGACTGAGAACCAATCTAACGACAGCTGGAATGACTGTTAGTGATGTCACCCCTGCGCAGCTATCAACAGTAGATGTTGTATTCACAGACACGTACACAAACTTTGACGACACTAAGATGTCACAAATACGTGCATTTATTTCCGGGGGAGGTGGCTTACTTTACGGAGGTCACAACTGGTATTACAAACATGCCTGGGTAAATAACATTCTCCAGGGGACTGGTATTACCATAACACAGGTTCAAGTAGATGGATACCAGGTCTTTGCTCCTGTTCCTCCAGTGGTGTCTGCGTCGGTACCACACCTTATTAAAGGTGTATCCAAGATAACTCTTGATGGCCTAACTCCCGGAACGTTGAGTCTGTTTGATACCAACGCTTTCAGTTTCATCGACAGAGACCGGAATGTAATTGCGGCTGGTGCACATTTTGAGCTTGGTCGGATGGTACATTTTGGGCACGAAGCCGTTGTTAACATTCGGAGCACCACTGACAACTCACTGCTTCTGGTTAAGAATACAATTAGTTGGTTAACAAGAACAAAGTCAAAAGCATCCGTCGGATTCCTTGTCACATCAAACGGATTGAAGACAACTTTAACCGAGCTTGGGCACACCGtcacaaatataaatattggcGATGACTTCAGCGGGTACGATCTCCTCGTTACGACAACTTACAAGTCTTATACAAAAGATCAGTTACAGAAAATAGAAAAGTTTGTTGGCAATGGCGGATCACTTCTTACTGGTGGTCATAACTGGAGTGGAGCTAAAGCATATGTTGACATTTTGATGCCGGGTGGAATCTACCTCACCAATGACTACACTGGTGGTGCGGGTCTCACAGTTACCAGTAGAACGATAGAATCTCAAAATATGTTAAATGCGTACAACTGCATCAACGCACTCACTGCACATGTAAAAAAAGAACATGTTCTTACGATAAATGACCAACGAGATGTCATGGTAACAGTTCGGTATGGAACCAACGAACTTCCATCAACAATTGACAAGTTTTGGACAGCTTGTAAAGACTTCCTTAAGCTACACCAATCGGTTTCAATTACTTCGTTAGATACCAATGCTTCTCCCGTAGAAGCATCGTACGTTTACATCTTTAACGCTGTTGTCGAAAATGAAGACGTTAACTCCATGAAACAATACCCTGAAGCTAAAGACTTTCCCGGTGCAGTTCCTTCAACACTAAGCCGAACAAGCAAAACCATCAATATTGATGCTACATTTACCGGTCTACCTAACTACTTTCCATCCCATTCAAACGCGGTGTGGCGCAGCACTGCTCTTTACGCGGGCCCTTCGGAACCAATCACGGTAACCGTTTCCACATCAGCTGTAAATAAAGGCATTCGTGTGCTGATTGGCTGCCACGTCGATAACCTTACTAAAAAAGATACACTACATCGTTACCCACGAATATCGagatctttcgaaattgtttcCACTACAACAAAAGCCGGAAACGTATTTGGAGGGCTAATTTACATCACTGTTCCTTCCGGTTCAACATTGGGAACAATTCAAGTGTCCATACAAAATGCTTATGCCGCTCCGGAGTTCATCCTCGGCACCACGAATGAGAGTCAATGGAAGACATCACTTTCTGCCAATCCTGTTCCATTCTGCGAGATGGCAAGTAAAAGTATGATTCTGACAGTACAGACATCTGAAGTAGCGAGTAGAGTAAAAAATCCAACGGATTTAATGCAGATATATCGATCCTGTGTAGATGTGATAAACGAGTTATCGGCCTTGGACCCGAACAATCGTGCTCGTGGAGAACGCTTTGTTCTTGATAAGCAGATAAGTGCTGGTTATATGCACGCAGGCTACCCAATAATGGGACCAATAAGCGCTTCCACTTTCATGCTCGATAACGACAAAATACGCGAAGACGGAAACATTTGGGGACCTGTCCATGAAATCGGTCACCAATACCAGACAAAAGGTTGGACACCATCGGGAGGCGGTGAAGCAACTACTAACATCTTTTCCGTGTACGCTTCAGAAAAGGTTCTGAAAATCCCACGCGAAAGGGCACATAGTGCTTTAACGGCGGCTAATCGACAGAAGAGGATTGACGATTTCATAAAAAATGGCCGAAAGTACTCTGATTGGACTGTGTGGACCTGTTTAGAGACGTACCTACAGCTGCAGGAGGCCTTTGGCTGGGACTTCTATATCAAGATATTGGGTGAATACAACAAGACTATGACAAACCGACCATCATCAAACCAACAAATGCTTGACGAATGGCTAAAACGGTCATCTAGAATTGCGAACTACAACTTGGCCCCGTTCTACCAAGGATGGGGTTGGTCTATAAGCCAAGATGCAATCAACAGTGTTGCAAATCTTCCACAGTGGACGAAGAATCCGATGACGATCACCTAG
- the LOC140048785 gene encoding sphingomyelinase C-like produces the protein MFDVMQYRVTATELSSHNSFTMILFWTVLSIFLPHYVYADYWSCVGGEDDLLRREGRPFVWVDHSSTSSPPSRLTCSVFGLDFVCSSSSCDSAGTGCTAEALCAAPEAQPLTEATSANNLQVVAYNIYELDYLYDPDILNLPKLYVYSGQRERTCRIPLNILQNHPHADVLVMEELFMGGCFPDDLDFRDLLNYYGFTFVTPNVGVEEEEGDNPLIYENGGVAIASRWPIVYYEDHVFTNSDPTTTDAYASKGVMYAHIMKSDGNGAVPYHVFGTHMQAEVGSRRETVREAQAAEIFDFIEGFGISSSEAVIMAGDFNADLNNYPDHAYRVLSQMGGVLPSKVGPLQTTWDPLTNELIISSNEPDHQWLDYVVLSSSHLTVDVSANLVAFKPQDPNAFSVCISATTGDYVSSKSSDCNQSLEVTNLSDHYAVVGSFIFPRNPVIKKLTKKKCCKNWRFL, from the exons ATGTTTGATGTCATGCAATACAGAGTTACGGCTACAGAGTTGTCATCTCATAATTCTTTCACCATGATTCTTTTCTGGACCGTATTATCCATTTTTCTTCCACATTATGTCTACGCAG ACTATTGGAGTTGTGTTGGCGGAGAGGATGATCTACTTCGACGAGAAGGTCGTCCATTTGTATGGGTCG ATCATTCTTCGACATCCAGTCCACCAAGCAGATTGACGTGCTCAGTATTTGGCCTAGACTTTGTCTGTTCCAGTTCATCATGCGATTCAGCTGGCACGGGTTGTACAGCTGAGGCACTATGTGCCGCACCAGAGGCACAACCTCTTACTGAAGCTACCTCTGCCAACAACTTGCAGGTTGTTGCCTATAATATCTATGAGCTTGACTATCTTTATGATCCGGATATACTAAATTTACCAAAGCTTTACGTGTATAGTGGTCAGCGAGAACGAACCTGTCGTATACCTTTAAATATCTTGCAGAATCACCCGCATGCCGATGTTCTTGTTATGGAAGAACTCTTCATGGGAGGATGTTTTCCAGACGATTTGGACTTCAGAgatttattgaattattatgGTTTTACCTTTGTTACTCCTAATGTTGGAGTTGAAGAAGAAGAGGGAGATAACCCACTTATTTACGAAAATGGCGGAGTTGCTATTGCGTCACGTTGGCCGATTGTGTATTATGAAGACCACGTATTTACTAACTCCGATCCTACTACTACAGATGCGTACGCGTCAAAGGGCGTAATGTACGCGCATATAATGAAATCTGATGGAAACGGAGCCGTTCCGTACCATGTGTTTGGTACCCATATGCAGGCTGAAGTTGGCTCTAGAAGAGAGACTGTTCGTGAGGCACAGGCAGCTGAGATCTTTGATTTTATCGAAGGATTTGGTATATCGTCGTCGGAAGCAGTTATTATGGCGGGAGATTTCAACGCTGATTTGAACAACTATCCAGACCACGCTTACCGGGTTCTTTCTCAAATGGGAGGCGTTCTTCCTAGTAAAGTTGGACCATTGCAAACGACGTGGGACCCGCTTACAAATGAATTGATCATATCATCTAATGAGCCTGACCATCAATGGTTAGATTATGTTGTCCTAAGTTCATCTCATTTAACAGTAGACGTCAGTGCTAACTTAGTTGCGTTCAAGCCACAAGACCCGAACGCGTTTAGCGTTTGTATAAGTGCAACAACTGGAGACTACGTCAGCTCGAAATCATCAGATTGCAACCAGAGTCTTGAAGTTACAAACTTATCAGACCACTACGCGGTTGTTGGTTCTTTTATATTTCCACGAAACCCAGTGATCAAAAAGTTGACCAAGAAGAAATGCTGTAAGAATTGGAGATTCTTGTAA